The following coding sequences lie in one Deltaproteobacteria bacterium genomic window:
- the ndk gene encoding nucleoside-diphosphate kinase, producing MAIEKTFSIIKPDGVERGLVGKIIAVFEEKGLRPVGLRMQHLSRKEAEGFYAVHKERGFFGELCEFMTRSPVVLMVLEGENAVAKNREIMGATDPAKADAGTIRKMFAKSIGENTVHGSDSLDNAKIEIAYFFRTTELVDNKAR from the coding sequence ATGGCAATCGAGAAGACCTTCAGCATCATCAAGCCCGACGGCGTGGAGCGCGGCCTGGTCGGCAAGATCATCGCGGTGTTCGAGGAGAAGGGGCTGCGCCCGGTCGGCCTCCGCATGCAGCACCTGTCGCGCAAGGAGGCCGAGGGCTTCTACGCGGTGCACAAGGAGCGCGGCTTCTTTGGCGAGCTGTGCGAGTTCATGACCCGCAGCCCGGTCGTCCTGATGGTGCTCGAGGGTGAGAACGCGGTGGCCAAGAACCGCGAGATCATGGGCGCCACCGACCCGGCCAAGGCCGACGCGGGCACCATCCGCAAGATGTTCGCCAAGAGCATCGGCGAGAACACCGTGCACGGCTCGGACTCGCTCGACAACGCCAAGATCGAGATCGCCTACTTCTTCCGCACGACCGAGCTCGTCGACAACAAGGCGCGGTAG
- a CDS encoding tetratricopeptide repeat protein: protein MLACPTHPVVVPEELAEGFFCMVCGGFVEPVEVDEPASEVVEFRRMRPPKPPPSLPTPPGKPTRGAIARLLESLAKDPDNARILQRLGELHQRRGEVPEAVSYFTKVGAQYELDGFFLKAVAVYKQVLKLEEVPPIRFKLANLYQQLGLMRDAMTELGIVAKLFEEQGGGDALGDVLRKMVALDPDNVASRIKLAELYVRENDPRALEEFGRAASYLERNERWVDLLKVANRMRFLAPDRDDFRELVERTRVRLGQK from the coding sequence ATGCTCGCTTGCCCGACCCATCCCGTGGTGGTCCCGGAGGAGCTCGCTGAGGGCTTCTTCTGCATGGTCTGCGGTGGTTTCGTGGAGCCGGTCGAGGTCGACGAGCCTGCGAGCGAGGTCGTGGAGTTTCGGCGCATGCGCCCGCCGAAGCCGCCGCCGTCGCTTCCAACGCCGCCCGGCAAGCCGACCCGCGGCGCGATCGCGAGGCTTCTCGAGTCGCTCGCGAAGGATCCCGACAACGCTCGCATCCTCCAAAGGCTCGGCGAGCTCCATCAACGGCGCGGCGAGGTGCCCGAGGCGGTGTCGTACTTCACAAAGGTTGGCGCGCAGTACGAGCTCGACGGCTTCTTCCTGAAGGCGGTCGCGGTCTACAAGCAGGTGCTCAAGCTCGAAGAGGTGCCGCCCATTCGCTTCAAGCTCGCGAACCTCTATCAACAGCTCGGGTTGATGCGCGACGCGATGACTGAGCTCGGAATCGTCGCGAAGCTCTTCGAGGAACAAGGCGGCGGCGACGCACTTGGCGATGTGCTTCGCAAGATGGTCGCGCTCGATCCCGACAACGTCGCGTCGCGCATCAAGCTCGCCGAGCTCTACGTCCGCGAGAACGACCCGCGTGCTCTGGAGGAGTTCGGTCGCGCGGCGAGCTACCTCGAGAGAAACGAGCGCTGGGTCGATCTTCTCAAGGTCGCTAATCGGATGCGCTTCCTCGCGCCGGACAGGGACGACTTCCGCGAGCTCGTCGAGCGCACCCGGGTACGCCTTGGCCAGAAATAG
- a CDS encoding HlyC/CorC family transporter translates to MSAEHLWELGILAVSLVLIAFFSASETALTALPEAKTRQLVEAANGRSLLNIWLKAPERVLATLLVGNTVASVGSSALATSIVESMGLPHGVAIATGVMTLVVLLFGEITPKTFAKRHSERVARLLMPLVWLLCLLLYPLAQLIVGLTTRIVPKAHGGKAAPSTTAEEIEYLIDLGTREGVLDEVKEELLNSVLEFADLTVKEIMVSRTQVVAIDKAMSFEEVMKLVNEAEHSRLPVYEESVDNVLGVINIKDILKDLHRTEPATFTLDKYLRAPFFVPEVMKISRLLKEFQKRKTHLAVVVDEFGGTSGIVTLEDVVEEIVGEIQDEHDVEEKPVKQVAPGRYIAEGSVSLRALEETLGVTFPEEGDYETLGGFLTATAGRVPQPGAHIAWDGLNFAVRAGDDRRVLKVEIVRAEPDKAAAASATAPAPPTSQPPPVTTPVAVRQLDDGGHPHKNGTR, encoded by the coding sequence ATGAGCGCCGAGCACCTCTGGGAGCTCGGCATCCTGGCCGTCAGTCTCGTCCTCATCGCCTTCTTCTCGGCCAGCGAGACGGCCCTCACCGCGTTGCCCGAGGCCAAGACCCGGCAGCTGGTCGAGGCAGCCAACGGGCGGAGCCTGCTCAACATCTGGCTCAAGGCGCCCGAGCGGGTGCTCGCCACCTTGCTCGTCGGCAACACCGTCGCGAGCGTGGGGTCCTCGGCACTCGCCACCAGCATCGTCGAGAGCATGGGGCTGCCCCACGGCGTGGCCATCGCCACCGGCGTGATGACGCTGGTCGTCCTGCTGTTCGGCGAGATCACGCCCAAGACCTTCGCCAAGCGGCACTCCGAGCGCGTGGCCCGGTTGCTGATGCCGCTGGTGTGGCTGCTCTGCCTGCTGCTGTACCCGCTGGCGCAGCTCATCGTGGGCCTGACCACGCGCATCGTGCCCAAGGCGCACGGTGGGAAGGCCGCGCCGTCCACGACCGCCGAAGAGATCGAATACCTCATCGACCTGGGCACCCGAGAAGGCGTGCTCGACGAGGTGAAAGAGGAGCTCCTCAACTCCGTCCTCGAGTTCGCCGACCTGACCGTCAAAGAGATCATGGTCTCGCGCACCCAGGTCGTGGCCATCGACAAGGCCATGAGCTTCGAAGAGGTGATGAAGCTGGTGAATGAGGCGGAGCACTCGCGGCTGCCCGTGTACGAGGAGTCCGTGGACAACGTCCTCGGGGTCATCAACATCAAGGACATCCTCAAGGACCTGCACCGTACCGAGCCCGCGACGTTCACCCTCGACAAGTACCTCCGCGCCCCGTTCTTCGTGCCCGAGGTGATGAAGATCAGCCGCCTGCTGAAGGAGTTCCAGAAGCGGAAGACGCACCTGGCGGTGGTCGTCGACGAGTTCGGCGGCACCAGCGGCATCGTGACCTTGGAAGACGTCGTCGAGGAGATCGTCGGCGAGATCCAGGACGAGCACGACGTCGAGGAGAAGCCGGTGAAGCAGGTCGCGCCCGGGCGCTACATCGCCGAGGGCAGCGTGAGCCTGCGCGCCCTCGAGGAGACGCTGGGCGTCACGTTCCCGGAAGAGGGCGACTACGAGACGCTCGGCGGCTTCTTGACTGCCACGGCCGGACGCGTGCCGCAGCCGGGCGCCCACATCGCCTGGGACGGCCTCAACTTCGCCGTGCGCGCGGGCGATGATCGGCGCGTGCTCAAGGTGGAAATCGTCCGCGCCGAGCCCGACAA